The genome window agggatgacaggacaaggcaggaagtgaagtaacTCAGGGACACaacaggcaggaaactacaaaataaaacaggatacAAACCCAAACTGTGACTGTCTGGCACACCAAAATACTGAGAATCTTATTCTCAGTATTAACTAGCCTGATTCTCCTGATGCATTTCAGCATTATTCAACAGTTGAGACACCTCAAAAGTTGATAAATATCTTCATCTTATCCATAAATGTCCGCAGTTGGTTGAAGCAATTGCTGATAATGACCTTCATCGTTGTTAATCTCTGACACCCCATCATCATAatactcctcttcctccactctcCCTGCTTCCTCTTTGGGTTTCTTGGTGTGCACTGGATTAACGTTCTCATACACATCCTCATCGTCCCcatttgtgttattttcatGATCGTTGTTGACTTGGAGAGACACTGCAACacaagcagaaacacaaacatcaggACAAAATGTCTCATGAGGGGTTTCTGAACGAGAATTCAAAAACGAACATGTATGAAATGAACATTGAAAACTCAGAAACATGGAGGGAGACCCTCATGTCTATTCCAGGGGCCGACAACGACCCCCACTGGGATCCAGACCCAACttggccctgttcctcgtacgtggtttaAGTACGGTTTGGTGGTTTGGtttaagtcgatcaaatgtacgattatccagctcaaattaccaagatgattgacatcaagttttctcggttcctcgaaggcggatcggcgctcaaacagtctcgttagtttgaaccagatgtcaatcatcaggataatcgcacTTGCGCGTCTTACgtcagaaggcggaagagtcgatcaccaaaaccaggattttttaacaatataacggcagataaacttaaaggaagaacGTCTTTTTTCTGCGCTGAAGAACAGGAAATGATCATGTACACATATGAGATAATAtgttaatttgaatcatttctgtcgaaTGAATTTaacatattatacatattttattctgtacgtccatcgcagtctgtccgtcccagtgaggatcgtcctgtgtctctctaaaggtttctcccctttattctccccatcaaatactttttcattgtttggggagttttcctgtgccgatgtgagggtttagaggatgtcacatgtgtacagactgtaaagacctctgaggcaaatttgcgagattgtgcgatacaaaattaaattaaatgaatcatattATCATGGCAAAAATTGACAGCGCCCccctgcgaggctacaagcccgacaaagtatcACAGACAAGTTAACGTTGCAATACCCGCaatttcgctctcgctcgccccccgCGTTGGGTAGTCGCATTACACTGTTTGGCCTTctcgtcttcctcggtggttttaTTTCACGTTCTCACTTCCGCCACccctgctctcgctcgccctaGTCGGTGCTCGACTCATTGTCACGCTCACCCCCACCGTCGTCCCTTCTCAGTATCCCCCTTGGTTCTCTCTCACCCCCATTCCTCCCTTCTCAGctcacggacacacacgcacacacacgcacacgcacacacacgcggcccCGCCCCTCCGTGCACACCGCGTCTGTCTCGCGTGTCATGAAAACGAGAAATGTGTACTACAGCTATGGGAGTTATATATAGTGAGACTTGTGTATGGTTCTATCTAGTTATGTGTGTTTTAGTACGACGTTTGTATAGGTGTGATTccctgttttgtatttactccaataaagttatttaaaataagttaaaatTACTCCAGTTCAGCGGGTCTAACTTGGGACAAAAACCGGACATGATCTCCTGAATCAGACACAAGCAGGGCTGCAAGAGGTCTTGTAAAGATTACATGAACATAAACAGTCTTATATCCAACAAcatttgtattatatataaatattgtcTGTGTATCTTGTGGATGACATGAAACACAGACGTTGCTTATTCAGCAGCATTATGAAGAAGATAGACTATCATGATGATACCAGTCCATGTGAATACAGACTTGATGTTCCGTGTGTCCTGGTGAGCACCTACATTGAGTTTGGACGAGGTCAATAGGCTGCTCGGCTCGTCTCTTTCTCTTGCAGACCAGACAGACCCCCACCAAgaccagcaggagcagcaggagcagcaggagcagcagcggaCCCACGACAGCTACTGAGGAAACCAGCGGCAACAAATACACTTACTGGAGAGAAAAACCTGGAACAGTTAGTCCTGAATCCCTTTTAAGGGAGAACAGCTCACTTCAGCCaaaggggcgactgtgggtgagtggggaacACGGTCGTCCTCCCATTGGAGGTTTgtgggtttgatcccaggcccggctaacccgcttgttgttgtgtccttgggcaagacacttaacccaacattgctcctgtagctgcgactacagtgtgtggatggtagttactgatggcagttactcctgtcatcagtgtgtgaatgggtgtgaatgggtgaatgatgtcatgtatagtgttaaagcgctttgagtggccggaagactagaaaagcgctatacaagtacagtccatttgaGTCGAAAACGGTGGTATGTTCACAAGTGTTAAACAGTGTGGGAATATTTATATGTTTTGTAAAATTCTACTTCTACCAAAAGAAGTCTCATGTTTTGCACTATAAAAAATACATCTCAAATAAGATATAACTCATTTGTTTGTATAACAAGATATACAAACCATCAAACTAACATAATCTAATGTTGGACAGCATGTATCGACCCGGTTCATTCATCATATATGCATTCATGATATGGATTCCTTTCCAAtatacaacaataaaaacatgacaGAACATTAgcttaaaatgtatatattggtTAGAACACAGGTGTTTAACttaaggcccgcgggccacattcagaccgccggggggggggtccagtgtggcgtgccggatgactttgctattgtgagaattacagaaagacataaattgcacttctataaaagtagcttctattcctaaaaagtccactgggggtcgcactgtgtgagtgagcgcatgcgtcAGACCAGGGGGACACAGTCGTTCACCAACGCAGAATGTTGTTCTTGATATAACTACATCACCTGTTCACACACCTGCCTTTGATCactaatccatccatccatccatggacaccctggactggtcgccagccaatcgcagggctacacagagacatacaactattcacactcacattcatacacctacgggcaatttagtgTCCTTGATCACTAATCAAATCCCTATTTAGTctcctgcctcacacacacactttggcagATTGTTCTTCCGCTTTCTTGCCAGACTCTCCAGCACTGCTGTTCAGACGGATCTCCTGTTGCCGACGCTGCCTGTCTCTGTTTGACCCGCTAGCCCGACTCCCGGTGAACCTACCAGCCCTTTGTCTTATCGTTACTCTGCCTGCTGTTCAAAGATCGCTGGGGTTGTGTGATTGCATTTGGGTCCACACACAAACCATTACAATATATGCATTTATGATATGGATTCCCTTccaatatacaaaaaaaaatgagggGAACCTGCAGTACTGTATATCATCATGTGGAAAGGGTCATATAACACTGGCTGATGTAACTACAAGTAATTATAATGGTGATTGTAAATGACCACTagcagtgttcttttattttgatgatcctgtttcctacttagattttatgtgacttttattttgacatcatgCTATCTGCTCACGTGATTAATCGCTCGCGCTCATCCTCACGCTCACATTTGTTTAATAGAAGACACGAGAAGCTAGCTAGCAATTTAATAAATTAAGCTAATGGCGGCGGACTTCCCTGGATTAACACTTTATAGCACCCTTTGATATGCGGAGCGAGGTATGTGGttcattgtaattgtatttcatgtaaattcatttcgggcggcacggtggcgtggtggttagcactgtcgcctcacagcaagaaggtcctgggttcgattccgcccagtggcctttctgtgtggagtctgcatgttctccccgtgtctgcgtgggttctctccgggttctccggcttcctcccacagtccaaagacatgctctggggattaggttaattggggactttaaattgcccgtagttgtgtgaatgtgagtgtgaatggttgtatgtctctgtgttagccctgcgattggctggcgaccaatccagggtgtaccctgtctatcgcccgaagttggctgggatggactccagcccccccgcgaccctgtgtgcaggataagcggtttgacgatggatggatggatggtaaattcatttcatataatgACTGTTGCCTGCTATGCCGTTATCCATGTatgctaaagtgcatttgtcaagggattattttgtatctggctaaattgttatttccctttttagttttcacggtgttggtgttggtgctatGCACACTCATCTGAATTAAAGTACACCCGCCTGGAAACACTCCCAAGCCTGTTTATTCCAAGTTGAAGGGATGCTACAGTGAAAACTCGACCATGATGTGGAGTGAAAATTCAACTCAACGTTAGAAGGATTGCCGTCCGCCATTTGTGTACAAGACTGCCACCTGCTGTTCAAACGCCCTCACTTCAACCGGCACCCAGGCAAGATCGGTCCTTTTTGTTTGCTGATTGCTGCATTCAACCAAAGGGACTCTTTGATTACGAACAGTGATATTTATGTAAGGGACTGAAGTCACCTTTTATGAACAATGTACTGTATATTTGATGCTCTAAACTAATCGTACATTTAAAAGGTGCATTTAAAGATACAGAAAggcgacttaaaaaaaaaaaaaaacaggaaaaaaaaaaactattgaacAAATTGAACCtgttaaatgtaaattcttTCATGGGTAAATCTGTATGATAGCATTCCTTGctaagctgtttgtgtgttagccTACATTTTTTGTTGATGATAATCGCCCCAGTGCATGTTTGATATTAAGTACTTGAGCTATTAGTCTATTTCAGTAATTGAACTGTAGTTTAGTAGTTCAAGATAACCAAACAGCAACACAACTTCAACAAAATGTCACTTAATGGAGAAGAAGTAGCTAGCACACATGATCCACCGATgaaaacggataacccaaagccAGTCAGGTCTAGTTCACGTGAAAGAACATTTACAGAAAGGGGATTAGAGAtgcacaaacaggaagccattAAACACAAGAAAGAATTCATGAAAGCTTATGGCCACTGGAAAGAAGTTGCAGGAGAGATTAGGACCGCACTAAAATCATTCTGTTCTCAAGATGAACTAAATAACATCAGAGAAGAAATCCAAAGtcgacacattacattacattacatgtcatttagctgacgcttttatccaaagcgacgtacaataagtgcattcaaccatagggtacaaactcagaagaacaagaaacaagaaagtgcaatttcctcaaataagacaatttacaatttgctatagatgagtgacgttacaagtacaatttaagtgctacaatttgttagtctttagtcgaggtagagtctgaagaggtgtgtctttagtttgcggcggaagatgtgaaggctctctgcggtcctggtgtcttcagagagctcgttccaccatttcggcgcaaggacagcgaagagtcgagacctagttgagtgttttgctctcagtgagggagggacgagtagttttgcagatgcagagcggagagtgcgggttgggatgtagggtttgaccatgtcctggatgtaagctggacccgatccattcacagcatggtacgtgagcaccaatgttttgaactggatgcgggcggccaccggtagccagtgaagagagcggaggagtggagtagtgtgggagaatttcggaaggttgaagaccagtcgagctgctgcattctgaatgagctgcagaggtcgaatggcggtggcagggagacctgccaggagggagttgcagtagtccaggcgggagatgacaagagcctgaatcagtacctgcgctgccttctgagtgagaaggggacgtattctcctgatattgtagagcgtgtatctacaggatcgcgttgtcgcggcaatgttgggagtcagggagagttggctgtcgagtgtgacgccgaggttcttagcggtcgaggtgggcgttagtacTGAGTTCCCAAatttgactgtcaggtcctgggtgagcgaatcttttccgggaaagagaagtagttcagtctcgTCGggtttgattttcagatggtgggcggacatccactgagagatgtcagttagacaggcagagatccgagccgcgaCACAGTGCAGTAAGTGAACGTTATGAGCCCATTCAACGCAACCATGATGCCACACCAGACATTGTACCGAAAATGGATGCTTGTATAGCACTCACTGCAGAGATCAGCGAAATAATAGAGAAGCGGCTTGAAACTGTAGATGAGGTCTTCAATCCAGAACTTGAGAAACTACGAGTGAGGATGGCACTTAAGAAGGATGAGTATGGATCTATCTtcggacacacaaagacagatacTGTACTCTCTCTGGCAGAAAATTCCATCCACTCCCAGGGCTCAAGCAAACATCTAGATGCAGGAGCAGAACTCGCAGCGCAACAAGAAAAGGCTAAAGCAGTATATCAAATACAAGCTCAAGAAGAAGTTCTTAGCAAGttagaagaagagaagcagctAGTTCTCAAAAGGTTAGAAGAAGAAAGGCAAGTAGCTCTTAAAAGGATAGAGGCAAATATGcgtcaggaaaagaaaagactaCAGCAAATTCAAGCAGAGTCAGAAGTAAGAATAGTACAGTACCAGTACAGCTTAAATTGAGCACCATGACAGCTGTTGACACACCCATAGCAAGCAAAAGTGTCTGCGGTCTACAAGTTCGAGGACTAGAGTCTGGAAAACAGATTCAGCTGCGCCAAGCCTATACTCGTGGTTTCATCCCGGTCGACAAGTCCTACATTCCGACTTCCGAAACAACGCTGCTCTGGCCTCATCTAAAGCATCTAGCAAACAAACTTCCACTGCTGAAGGACTGTGAGGTGGGACTGTTAATTGGAAACGATTGCCCGTTGGCGCTAGCCCCCCAGGAAGTCGTCATAGGAGGCGAAAATGATCCATTCGCCCAGAGAACGGAACTCGGCTGGAGAATCGTAGGCTCATCCAATCCACATCTGGATCGCCAGGGAAACCAGAGGTTCGTCCATCGAGTGACAGTGAAGGAAATACCAGCGCCATCAACCAATGACGTGCTGAAGGTCTTGGAATCAGACTTCAATGAAAGGAAGTATGCAGATAAAGACAAGTATGTGTCACAAGACGACGTTCGCTTCATTCAGCTCCTGGGTGACAACATAACTCAAAGGAAAGATGGACACTATGAAATGCCCCTTCCTTTCAAGAGTACAGAGCCACCTCTGCTACCAGACAACAAGAAGCTGGCAACAGTTCTACTGCAGCACCTaaagaaaagattgaaaaaTAACGAGCGGTATGAAGAACAGTACAAAGCCTTCATGAAGGATATGATAAAGAAAGGTGACGCAGAGCCAGCCTCTCCTGCGACAGAACAGCAGACTACGTGGTACATACCACACCATGGGGTGTTCCACCCCAAGAAGCCAGAGAAGCTAAGGGTCGTCTTTGACTGTTCAGCGAAGTTCCGTGGTGTCTCACTAAATGATACATTGCTAACAGGTCCTGACCTGATCAACTCTCTCCTTGGAGTGCTCTGTCGTTTCAGGAAAGAGGCTGTAGCCATCATATGCGACATCGAGAAAATGTTCCATCAGTTTTACGTTTCTCCTGAATTACAGAACTACTTACGGTTTCTCTGGTGGGAGGATGGAAACCTCGAAGCAGAGCCTCAAGATTATCAAATGGCTGTCCACCTATTCGGTGCCGCTTCGTCACCCGGATGTGCCAACTTTGGCCTGAAGTACTTGGCACGTCAACACAAGGAAGAGTATCCATCAGCATCAGCCTTTGTTGAAAAGAACTTCTACGTCGATGATGGGCTTATCAGCGTCCCCTCCGTAGAAGAAGCAAAGGAGTTAATTGCTGAAGCACAAGAGTTGTGCAAGAAAGGAGGTTTGCCTCTACACAAGTTCAACTCAAACGAAAGATCAGTTCTGGACTCTGTGGACCCAACTGAGAGAGCAGTCACATCTGAACCCCTAAATCTGGACCTAAATGCAGCTCCAGCAGAACGTGCTCTTGGTGTCCAGTGGTCCCTTGAACACGACACCTTCAGCTTTAATGTAAACCCACAACCCAGGCCATCCACACGTCGCGGAATCCTATCCGTCATTGCTTCTTTGTACGATCCAGTCGGATTCGTGGCTCCGTTTATCTTAACTGGAAAGTGCGTCCTCCAGGAACTGTGTCGTCGAGGCATTGACTGGGATGACCCACTTCCCGAAGACTTAAGTCCACGGTGGGAGAGTTGGAAGAGCGACCTACAAAGGCTGAAGGAAGTCTCTATACCGAGATGCTACC of Gasterosteus aculeatus chromosome 11, fGasAcu3.hap1.1, whole genome shotgun sequence contains these proteins:
- the LOC144384599 gene encoding uncharacterized protein LOC144384599 yields the protein MTAVDTPIASKSVCGLQVRGLESGKQIQLRQAYTRGFIPVDKSYIPTSETTLLWPHLKHLANKLPLLKDCEVGLLIGNDCPLALAPQEVVIGGENDPFAQRTELGWRIVGSSNPHLDRQGNQRFVHRVTVKEIPAPSTNDVLKVLESDFNERKYADKDKYVSQDDVRFIQLLGDNITQRKDGHYEMPLPFKSTEPPLLPDNKKLATVLLQHLKKRLKNNERYEEQYKAFMKDMIKKGDAEPASPATEQQTTWYIPHHGVFHPKKPEKLRVVFDCSAKFRGVSLNDTLLTGPDLINSLLGVLCRFRKEAVAIICDIEKMFHQFYVSPELQNYLRFLWWEDGNLEAEPQDYQMAVHLFGAASSPGCANFGLKYLARQHKEEYPSASAFVEKNFYVDDGLISVPSVEEAKELIAEAQELCKKGGLPLHKFNSNERSVLDSVDPTERAVTSEPLNLDLNAAPAERALGVQWSLEHDTFSFNVNPQPRPSTRRGILSVIASLYDPVGFVAPFILTGKCVLQELCRRGIDWDDPLPEDLSPRWESWKSDLQRLKEVSIPRCYQPQGFCKTVTRELHHFSDASNIGYGSCSYLRSKNEDGEVHCSLVMAKARVAPTKLTSIPRLELSAAVVAARSSVMLRNELEMPIHAEFFWTDSQVVLAYISNEARRFHVFFANRVQMIREHTSPSQWHYIDTTENPADHASRGLNAVDISSTNWLSGPKFLWEQEIHPESRLTPELLVGDPEVRSMQAFTTKVEPSESDFLTRLNRFSSWSKLLKVIARIKRLNSKQNHPGKPVSVEERERAA